In Aquamicrobium sp., the genomic stretch GGGCGGTCAAGGCGCTCGACAACCACTATCGCGAGACCACCAAGCAGGTCCTCAGCTACATCACCGTGCAGGACCGGCATGACGGCTGAGAACGACGATACCGCCGCCATCGCCGAGCTGATGCGGCCGATGATGAAGCGCGAGCTCTACGTCATCCTCAACCGGCCGCTGGTGCCGATGGCCGAGATGCGGCCCCATCTGCATGCGCATCTGGTCTATATGATCGAGCTCGAGCAATCGGGCGTGCTCTTCGCCTCCGGTCCGCTCAGCGAGCCGGGTGGAGAGATGGCGGGCGAAGGGCTCACCATCGTCCGGGCCGCCTCGCTCGCGGAAGCCGAGGCGATCGCCGGCAGGGACCCCTTCGTTCTGGCCGGCCAGCGCGAGCCGCAAGTGCGCAAATGGACCGTCAACGAAGGCCGCATCACCGTCTCCGTCGACATTTCCACCGCGACGGCGGCATTGCCCTAAAGTCGCGAAGTCGGGTCGTCGCCGAGGGTCGGTTTTTCCGCGTCCGCGCCCTACCGGAACGCGTTGCCATAAACATGACATTTTTTATCCAGTTTTTTGTTTTCCCTGGCGGGACGACGCGATATTATTCGCTGCGCCGCTTCGCCCGGAATGGTCCGGGCATGTCCGGCGAGGACTATGGAGAGGGAAAATGGAACTGAGCGCACCCACCAAGATCGTGTTCATCATCGCCATCGTTCTGGCCGTCATCTCGCTGCTGCCGGTAATCGGCATCTCGCTGGGCACCCTCGGGGCCTACAGCTACTGGCTGCTGCTGGTCGCCTTCCTCGTGCTTGCCGCCGGCAACCTGCTGAAGGGGATCTAGCGCGAGATCGCGAACCCGGGCCGGCCGGCATGGCATCGCCGTGCCGCCGGCCAGCGAAACGAAGGGCGAAAGCGGAGCACGGCAGGGCGGCGACAGCGCTCCAGCCGGGAGATTTGCGGCATGATGCATTACAAGCCACCGCGTGACGCGCTCACCGAAGTCGCGGAGCGGGATCGCTATCGCGACGGTTTCGCCGCCGTCGAGGCGTCGCTGGCTGCCGTCCGCGCCGCGAAGCGTGCCGCCGACGAAAGCCTGCGGCGGGCGCAGGAAGCGCCCGGCCCGCATGTCACGACCAACTCGATCTTCGTCGCTCTCTACGACGCGCATCTGCGTGATCGGGAAGCGCTGTTCTCGGCGCTGCGCGGCCTCGACGAGGCCCGCGCCGCGCTGAGGCCCGGCGCTGCCGAAGATATCCGGGCCGCCGCCGACGGCCGGGGACGGCAAAAGGCGGCAGGCGGCTAAAGCATTTTGCAGTCAGACGGAATCGTCTGACGTCGCATAAATGCGGCTAAAGGAAAGAAGCTGGAGCAGCGGAAGGAGCGTTCGTCAGAACGTCCGCTGCTCTAGCGCCGGCCCTGCCCCTCCACCGCTTGCCGCCACCGCTCTATCGACCCGCTGTCCGGCTCCAGCCAGACGGCTTCGCCCGCGAAGGCGGTCCACGCATCCCGGTGCTTCGCCGAAACCGTCGTCAGCAGCGGCTTGCCGGCCGCGACGGCTTCGCGGAAGGCCATCCACAGGCCCCGGCGCGCCGCTTCGGTCTTGCCGAACTTGCTGAGGACGACGACATCGGCATCGGCGATCTGGGGCAGCAGCCCGGCGCAGGCATCGTCGATGCCTGCCGTGTCGAGATGGCAGGCGGTGCCGGCCGGAGCCGCGTCGAGATGGATGGAGAACCGGCGCCCCGAGGCGATGTCGCGCAGGAACGCCGCGCTGCATTCGCCTTCGGCGTCGCCGTCCTCCGCCAGCACGCCGACGACCCTTGCGCCCGCCTGACTCCAGGCATCCGCCGCGGCGCGCAGCAGGGCTTGCGTGTCCTGTCCCTCGCGGTTTGCGACGACGGCGATGGCGTCCGACCGGGTCATGCTCCAAGCCATAGCACGAAACGGCGCACCGGCCGAGGAGCCCGGCGCGATTTTGCGCCGCCGGCCGCGTTCATGCGCCTTTTGCATGAATTTATCGCATGAACTTATCCGAAATCGACGTTTGTAGTCGCTCTGCCGGCCTTTACTCTGATGCTAGGAACAGGCCGTTTCCCAACGGGAAATGCCGGGCCGCCATCGGCCGCCGCTGCAATCGAAGGGCGTTTTCGCATGTTTTCCAGGAATGTCATTACCTGCGTCGATCATCATCACGGCCAGGCCTCGCGCACCATCTTGTCCGGCCATCCGGCGATCCGGGGACGCACCATGCGCGAGAAGGTGGAGTTCTACCTTCGCACCATGTCCTGGCTGCATGAATCGACGCTGCGCGAGCCGCGCGGCCATCGCAACCTTCTCGGTGCGGTGCTGACCGACCCGGTCAGCGACGAAGCGGCCTTCGGCGTCATCTTCCTTCACCCGTCGGGCACGTTCGACGGCTGCGGCGACAGCACCTTCGCGACCGCCGCCGCCCTGATCGAGATGGGCATGGTGCCTGTCGCCGAGCCGGTCACGCGCTTCGTCCTCGATACGGTTCTCGGCCCGCTTTCCATCGAGGCCGAAATTGCCGGCGGCGTGGTGCAGGAGGTGCGCTTCAGCAATGTCCCTTCCTACCGGGTCGGCGGCTTCGAGGCCGCGCTGGCCGACGGCCGGACGCTTCAGGTCGAGGTCGCGTTCGGCGGCCTCTATTACGGCTTCATCGATGCCGCGTCGGCGGGACTGGACCTCGAGCAGAAGGCGGAGCCGCGCATCATCGCCACGGCGCAGGCGCTGTGGGAGAGCATCGGCGCGGAAAGCCCGCTGACCGACCCGGCCAGCGGCAAGCCCGTCCCGCTCGACCTGTTCACCTTCACGGCACGCCAGGAGGCCGGCCGCGGCAGCGCCTATCTGGCGGCGAACGTCTACAAGCCGGGCCGCATGGGGCGCACGCCCTCGGGCACCGGCAGCAGTGCCCATATCGCGCTGCGCGTCGCCACCGGGGCCCACGATCCGGCCGAGCCCTTCGTCCAGCGCAGCCTGCTCGGGACCCATTTCACCGGCACCGCCGCGCGCTCGACCCTGCCGGACGGGCGGCCCTGCGTCGTGCCGACCATCGGGGCCAAGTCCTACATGATGGGGATCTGCCAGCTCGTCATCGATCCCGCCGATCCGTTCGGCCACGGTTTCATCGTCGAATCCTGAGATGGCGCGGCCGGGCGCGCGCCCCGGCCGCATGGAGGATGCAAGGCATGTATCAATGGGATTTCGACGTGATCTACACCTACCGCGAGGTTCTCGCGGTCGGGCTGCTCAACACGCTCTACTACACCGTCGCCTGCATCGTCGGCGGGTTGCTCGTCGGGCTGGTCGAGGCGTTCGCGCGGCTGTCGCCGCTGCGGATCGTCAGGCTGCCGGCGCATTTCCTGGTCGAGATATTCCGCTGCACGCCGCTTCTGGTCATTCTGATCTGGTTCTACTACGCGCTTCCCGTGCTGCTCGGCATCCAGATTTCGGCGCTCACCGCGGGGATGCTGGCGCTGTCGCTCTACGGCGGCGCCTTCTATTGCGAGATCATCCGCGCCGGCATCATCTCGATCGAGAGCGGCCAGCGGGAAGCCGCGCAGGCGCTGGGCATGCGCCGGGCCGACACGATGCGCCGCATCATCCTGCCGCAGGCGCTGCGGCGCATGGTGCCGCCGCTGATGAACCAGTCCATCCTCCAGCTGAAGAACACGTCCCTCGTCTCGGTCCTCGCTTTGCCAGACCTGATCTATCAGGGCCAGCTGGTGACGCATGAGACCTATCGGCCGCTCGAGGTCTACACCACCGTGGCCGTGATCTACTTCGCCATCCTGTTCCCGGCGACGCTGCTGGTTCAGCAGCTCGAGCGCCGCCTCGACGTGAAGGGCTGAGCGATGCAGGAGAGTTCACAGCGCGCCATCATCGAGATCCGCAGCTTGAGCAAGTCGTTCGGGGCGCTGACGGTCCTGCGCGACATCAACCTGACGGTGCCGAAGGGCGGCGTCGTCGCGCTGATCGGGCCATCCGGCTCGGGCAAGTCGACGCTGCTGCGCTGCCTCAACCTGCTGGTCGTCCCCGACGGCGGCAGCGTCTGCGTCAACGGCAGCAGCTTCGCCTTCGGGCCCGGCGAACGCCTGCCGGGCGACCGCGCCCTGTCGGCCTTCCGCGCCCGCACCGGCATGGTGTTCCAGCATTTCAACCTCTTCCCGCACATGACGGCGGCGCAGAACGTCATGGAGGGCCCGCTGACGGTGCTGAAGCAGCCGCGCGCGCAGGCGCGCGCCGAGGCGCTCGCCATGCTCGAAAAGGTCGGGCTGGCGGAAAAGGCCGATGTCTACCCCGCCTTCCTGTCGGGCGGCCAGAAGCAGCGCGTCGCGATCGCGCGGGCGCTGGCGATGAAGCCCGACGTGATGCTGTTCGACGAAGTGACGTCGGCGCTCGATCCCGAGTTGGTCGGCGAGGTGCTGGCGGTGATGCGCGGCCTCGCCGATGAGGGGATGACGATGATCATAGTCACCCACGAGATCGCCTTCGCGCGGGATGTCGGCGACAGGGTCGTCTTCATGCGCGACGGCCTGATCGTGGAAGAGGGGCCGCCCGAGCAGGTGATCGCCAATCCCGTCCACGCGGCGACCCGCTCCTTCCTCTCCCACTTCAACCGCTAGGGCAGCGACGATGACGGAACAGACCCACCCCAGTCCCGAGATCGCGCTGCTGCTGGAAACCATCCTCCCGGACGGCGCGTCCGACACCGAACGCGCCGATTTCGCCCGCGGGCTGACGATCCTCGCCGAACTCTTGGGCGAGGTCGACACGAACGAGGCGCTGGCCAAGGCCGAGGGGAGTGTCGTGCGCCATGAATGAAGCCTCCCCGCCCGCAGGCGGTTCCGGCATCGCGGACGCGGCTTCGCCCGGCGCCGTCTCGCGCACGGTCGAAACCCTGCTCTCGCGCATCGCGCGCCACGAGGAAAGGCTCTCCGCCTTCACCCGCGTCATGGCCGACGAGGCGCGCGGGCAGGCCGCGATGCTGGATGCGCTCGACCCGGCCGAGCGCGGGCCGCTGCACGGGATGGTGGTGTCGATCAAGGACATTATCGACGTCGAGGGCGTCGCCACCACCTGCGGCTCGCGCAGCCGGCTCGACCGCGTCGCGGCGAAAGACGCCACGCTGGTCGCCCGGCTGCGGCGCGCCGGGGCGGTCATCGTCGGCAAGGCCAATTGCCATGAATTCGCCTTCGGCGGGCCGGCCTTCGACCTGCCCTTCCCGCCGGCGCGGAACCCGTGGGACGACGAGCTGTTTCCCGGCGGCTCATCGAGCGGGTCGGGCGTTTCGGTCGCGGCCGGCTTCTGCCACGCCTCGATCGGCTCCGACACCGCCGGCTCGATCCGCCTGCCGAGCAGCCATTGCGGCATCGTCGGCCTCAAGATCGGCAGCGGCAGGGTGCCGCTCGACGGCGTGTGCGCGTTGAGCCCCTCGCTCGACAGCGTCGGCCCGATGGCGCTCTCGGTGGCCGATTGCGCGGCCATCTACGCCGTGATCGCGGATGGCAACGGCGGCGCGGCCGGGGCGGAGGATGCCGTCGCGCCGCGCCTCGCCATCCCCGAGCCGGAATGGATCGCCGCGCTCGAATGCAGCCCCGACAGCCTCGCCGCCTACGAGCGCGCCTGCGCCATCTTCCGGGCCGACGGCATCGCCGTCTCGACCGTCGCCCTGCCCTCGCTGCGCGCCATCCACGCCGCGAGCTCCGTGGTGATGATGCGCGAGGTCGCCGACGGCTTCGCCGCCGAGGTGCGGCGCGACTATCTCAAGTTCGGCGAGGTGTTCCGCAACAGGGTCCTTCTCGGCGAGCGCATCCCCGGCCGCGCCTATGCGCTCGCCCTGCGCCAGTGCCGGCGGCTCGCCGGCGAGATCGCCCGGGCGCTCGACGGCTTCGGTGCGCTGCTGCTGCCCGGCTATCCCGTCGGGCCGACGCCGCTGACCACGGTCGACAAGTTCTACTTCCTGCAACGGGAGAACCTCAACGTGGTGGCGAACTGCGCCGGCGCGCCGACGCTGTCGCTGCCCGTGCTGCGCGATGCCACGCGCCGGCCGCTCGGCATCCAGCTGATGGGCGGCAGCGGCGGGGAGCCGCGCCTGCTCGCCCTCGGCAAGCGGCTGGAAAGGCTGCTCGCCTATCCGCACCAGCTTCCGTTTCCGGAAGCCGGGACCGATCAAACCAAGAAAGGGGAATGACATGACGACTTCGAAAACAGCATTCGACCAGGCGGTGTCGCGGCGCAGGCTGGTGCAGCTCGCCGCGGCCGGGTCCATCGCAGTCGCCGGGACCGCCGCCGCCGGCGGCGCGGCGCAAGCCCAAGGCGCGCCCTCGACCCTCGCCAAGATCCGCGCCGCCAAGAAGATGCGCGTGGCCGCGCTCGTCGGCGAGCCGCCCTATTTCGTCAAGAGCGCGGTGTCGGGCGAGTGGTCGGGCGCCTGCGTCGAGATGGCCAGGGATATCGCCAAGCTGCTCGAGGTGGAGATCGAGTTCGTCGATTCGACCTACGGCAACTCGGTGATCCAGCTCCAGACCGACAAGGCCGACATCGCCATGTCGCTGACGCCGACCCCGGTGCGCTCGCTGTCGATCAACTTCTCCAAGTCCTACTTCCTGCACGGCTACGGGCTGGTCGCGCCGGAGAGCCTGTCGATCTCGACCTGGTCCGAGCTTAACAACCCGGACATCAAGGTCGCCGTCGACCTCGGCTCGACGCAGGAGATGGCCGCGCGCCGGTTCGCCCCGAAAGCCAACATCACCGCCTTCGCCACGCGCGACGAGGTGATGCTGGCGCTTCAGAGCAAGCGTGTCGATTGCGCCGTCTTCGCCGCCCTGCTCGGTATGACCGCCGTCAAGAAGAACCCCAGCATCGGCAAGTTCTCGATGCTGACGGAGCCGGTGATCGGCCTGCCCGCCTGCCTCGCCATCCCGAAGGAGGACAATCTCGACTGGAAGAACTTCCTCGACGTGTGGGTCGAGTACAATCGCGGCATCGGCCAGATGACCGAGTGGCTGACCAACGGCATGAAGCTCGCCGGCGTCGAGCCGGAAGACATTCCCGCCGACGTCAAGCTCTGAAGGCTTGCACAGCGACCGGCGGCACAGCGCATCCATGGCGTTGCGCCGCCGGGCATGCCGGACGCCCGGCGGACGCTTGCGCGACCGGCGCTAACACGATGAAATGGCGCCGGACAGCATTGCGCCGGCAGGCACCGGAAGAGCGACCCGCATCGAAGATGGTTTCCTCCATACGATTCAACCGGCGCCTGTTGCCGAGCATCGAGCGGTTGCAGGCGTTCGAAAGCGCCGCGCGGCACCAGAGCATCACGCTCGCCGCCCAGGAGCTCAACCTGACGCAGAGCGCGGTGAGCCGGCAGATACAGGAGCTTGAGAACCAGCTCGGCGTCGTCCTGTTCAACCGCGTGCGCCGGCGCATCGAGCTTTCCGCCGCCGGCCGCAAGTTCCGTCCCCAGGCGTTGCAATTGCTGCAACAGGCCGAGGAACTCGTCATCCAGACGATCACAGCGGCCAACGCCACCTCGATCTTCAGCATCGCCGTCCTGCCGACATTCGGCTCGCGCTGGCTCATTCCGCGCTTGTCGAGCTTCATTGCCCTCCATCCCGGCATCTCGCTGAACATCGCGACCCGCGACGGCCCGTTCGACCTCGCCGACCACGCGCTCGACGCCGCGATCCATTACGGCGCGCCGGCCTGGCCCAAGGGCATGTGCCGGTTCCTCTTCAACGAGACCGTCGTGCCGGTCGCCAGCCCGCTCCTGCTGCGCGCCGAGACGCTGCGCGGCCTTTCGGGCGAGGAGGTGCTGGCGCGCGCGCCGCTTCTCCACCTGTCGACCCGTCCGCGCGAATGGACGGTCTGGTTCGAGAACCTGCCCGACCACGCGCCCATCGGCCTCGGTCACCGGCTGGAGCACATCTCCTCGCTGATCAGCGCCGCCGTCTCGGGCCTCGGCGTTGCGCTGGTGCCGAAGTTCCTGCTGGAGGACGAGCTTGCCAGCGGCGCGCTCGTCATCCTCTCCGACCGCCAGCTTCCGACGCAGGCGAGCTATCATCTCGTCGTCCCGGAGCACGACATCCACAACCCGCTGACGGCGAGCTTCTACACCTGGATCACGACGCAGATCTCCCTCGAGACGCACTGGGAAACCCTGTAGACCGCATCCAACCGATAAAATTCCTCGATATCTGATCATTCACGACTTTCATGGTCGTTAGACCTCCCCTGTGCGATGGTTCCGGAAACCGGGGAACATCGGCATGGGCGTCCCGTGCCGCCGGGATCGAGCGGTCAAGGGGGACATGAAGAATCCCCACGGCCGGCGACCCTTCCGGGCCGATCACGCAGCCGGAATTGTCCGGCCAACGGAGGAGAATGACATGAGGAAGACCGGATTTCTGCTGGCGTCCCTCGCCGCGTCGCTGATGGCGACGAGCGCGCTGGCCCCCAGCGCCTTCGCGGAGGACATCGCCGTCAAGATCGGCGTGCTCAACGACCGCTCCGGCATCTATGCCGACCTGTCGGGCGAGGGCTCGGTGGTCGCCGCCCGCTTGGCGGTCGAGGATTTCGGCGCCGAGGCCAAGGGCATCAAGGTCGAGATCGTCGCGGCCGACCACCAGAACAAGCCGGACGTCGCCTCGACCATCGCCCGCCAGTGGTACGACCGCGACGGCGTCGACGTGATCGCCGACGTGCCGACCTCGTCGGCCGCCTTCGCCGTGCACGACATCACCCGAGAGAGCGACAAGATCTTCCTCGTCTCGACGGGCGCCTCGTCCGACCTGACCGGCAAGGCCTGCTCGCCCAACACCGTCCACTGGACCTACGACACCTGGTCGCTGGCGCACGGCACCGGCACGGCCATGGTGCGGACGGGCGGGGATTCCTGGTTCTTCCTGACCGCCGACTACGCCTTCGGCCACGCGCTCGAAGCCGACACTTCGGCCGTGGTCGAGGCCGCAGGCGGCAAGGTGGTCGGTGCTGTGCGCCACCCCTTCCCCGGCAGCGACTTCTCCTCGTTCCTGCTGCAGGCGCAGGCTTCCGGAGCCAAGGTGATCGGCCTCGCCAATGGCGGCGGCGACACCATCAACTCGATCAAGCAGGCGGCCGAATTCGGCATCACCCAGGCGGGACAGGCGCTCGCCGGTCTCCTCATCTTCATCACCGACGTCCACGCGCTCGGCCTCGAGACCGCGCAGGGGCTGGTGCTGACCGAGAGCTTCTACTGGAACCTCAACGACGAGACCCGGGCGTGGTCGGAGCGATTCGCCAGCGCCCACAACGGCAGCATGCCGACCATGGCCCATGCCGGCGTCTACGGCTCGGTCCTCCATTATCTCAAGGCCGTCGAGGCGGCGGGAACCAAGGACACGGCGACTGTCATGGCCAAGATGAAGGAACTGCCGACCGACGACCCGCTGTTCGGCAAGGGCGAGGTGCGCGCCGACGGCCGCAAGATCCACGACATGTACCTGTTCAAGGTCAAGGCGCCGGACCAGTCGACCGGCCCGTGGGACTATTACGAGGTGCTGGCGACGGTGCCGGCGGCGGAAGCGTTCCGCCCTATGGATCAGGGCAACTGCCCGCTCGTCCAGTAGGACGAACCGATACGCGGCGCGCCCGGCGTCGTCCGGCGCGCCGCAGCCACCTACAGGGTCGGCAGGACGTCCCGCTCCAGCCAGTCGCGCAGCAGCGCCGTCGTCGTGTCCGGCCTCTCCAGCGGCGGCAGGTGGCCGCAATCGGGAATGACGTGCAGCGTCGACCCGGCGATGCCCTCGTGCATGACCCGAGCCTCGGCCGGCGGCGTCAGCACGTCCTGCGCCCCGACGACGACCAGCGCCGGCATGTCGATCCGCGGCAGCAGCGGCCGCGAGTCCGGCCGCCCCAGGATGGCGTTCTGCTGGCGCACATAGGCTTCGCCGCCGACCCGCTGCGCCATCGCCCGCACCTGCGCCCCGACCGGGCCGTCTATATGGTCCGGATGGACGAGCTGCGGCAGCAGCCGCGCCGTCACGCCAGCGAAGCGCCCCGCCGCGAGGCTGGCGATCCCCGCCCGCCGCTCGGCCGCCTTTTCCGGCGTGTCCGGCGCGGCCGTGGTGTCGACCAGCGCAACGCCCGCGATCCTTTCGGCCACCGTGCGCAGAAGCTCGAACGCGACATAGCCGCCCATCGACAGGGAAACGACGACGAAGCGCCCCTGCACGCCGCCGGCGGCGCGCTGCGCCATGGCGGCGCGCTGCGCCATGGCGGCGATGCTGTCGTCGCGGGTCAGGTCGGCCACGACCGGCGTGACGAGGTCGTTGAGATGTTCGACCTGATGCGCCCACAGCTCCGCGTCGCAGAGCAGGCCGGGCAGGAAAAGGACGGTGGGACGCGAGGGCATAGGTGTCTCCGGCGTGAATCGGGCGTGCGGCTCATCCTACCTTACGGATCGGAGCCGGTCTCCTCGGGCAGGCGGCCGGCATCGACCACGCCGCCGATCAGGTTCTCGCCCATCAGCCGCTGCGAGAGGGTGCCGCGCGGCTTGGCGATGGCGGCGAGATAGCGGGCGGCGGAGGCGGCGCGCAGCCGCGCCTGCTCCACCGCATGCTCCGGCGTGACAGGGCGGAAGGCGATCATGTCGCGCGGCCGCAGCTGCACGAAGGCGTCGAGGTCGGTGTCGATCACCGTCGCGATGCGCGGATAGCCGCCCGTGGTCTGGTGGTCGGCGAGCAGCACGGTCGCAACGCCGTCGCCCGCCACCTGCACCGAGCCGCGCGCGATCGGCCCGGACGGCATGTCGAGGCTGGCGTTCAGCGGCAGGGCCGGCCCCTGCAACCGAACCCCCATCCGATCGTAGGCATCGGTGAGACGGTACGGGCCGGCAAGAAAGGCAGCGACGGTCCCGGCGGCGAAGAACCCGTCCTGCGGGCCCGGCACGACATGCAGCTCCTGCCGTGGCCGCGCGGTGACGGGGCACGGAATGGCGCCCTCCCTCTCCTCGCGCAGTTCGGCATCAGTGACGGTCAGGCGCTGGCCCGAGACGACGCGCCCGCCGCCGAGCCCGGAAAGCGCGTGGGTGGAAAAGCTGCCGAGCCACCCTCGCGCGTCGAGGCGGCCGGCGAAGGCGAGATAGGTCCAGCTGCCCCAGTGCCCCGGCCGGATCGCCAGCCGCTCGCCGGCGCGCAGGGTGGCGACGGTCCATGACCCGGCCCGGTGCCCGCCATGCTCGACGACGAAGCCACCGCCCGCCACCGCGAAGGTGATTGCGCCCGACAGGCATTCCAGCACCAGCCCGCCCATGGAAATCTCGATGGCCGGATTGCCGGGCGGATTGCCCAGCGCCGCGTTGGCGGCGGCGAAGGAGGCGCGGTCCATCGGCCCGGAAGCCGGCACGCCGAAGCGCATGAAGCCCGGCCGCCCCGCATCCTGGATCGAGACGTGCGGCCCGGCGAAGCCGACGGAAAGGACGGCCTCGCTCATGGTTTCGCCCGCGTGTCGAAATCCTGCCGCGAGATGCGGCGGAACTTCACCCTGTCGCCGACGTCGAACAGGAACGGCCGTCCCTCGTCCTCGCCGCGCAGGATGCGGGTCGGCGAGCGGCCGATGATCCACCAGCCCGTCGGCATGGTCAGCGTCGTCACCAGGCATTGCGGCCCGGCGATGATGACGGAGCCTGCCGGCACGCCGCGGATCGCCGCCTGCTTGCGCGGCAGCCTGATCGCCTCGGGCACGCCGGCGAGATAGGCGTAGCCCGGCGCGAACCCGTACATCGCCACGTCATAATCGCCGGAAAGATGCGCCGCGACGACATGCTCCGGCGTCAAGCCGCTCGCCTCGGCGGCAACAGTGAGATCGGGTGCGAACTCCGCATCGTAGCAGACCTCGACCTCGCGTAGCGCGCCCTCGGTGCCGGCCCCGGCATCGAGCGCCATCAGCGCCGTGAGCCTTTCCTCCACCGCGCGATGCGCGGTCACCAGCGGATCGAAGCAGACGAGAAGGCTGGCATAGGCGGGAATCGCCTCGACGAAGCCGTCGAACGGCGCGGCCGCCAGCGCCGCGTCGAGCTGGACGACCCGGTCGTGGATGCGCTTGTCGATCGCCTCGCCGAACTCGACGAGGACCGCCCGGTCGGCGACCGGGCGGCAGCGCGGAAACACATCGGCAGGGACAGGACCGCCCATGTCAGCCGGCGCCTCCGGCGGATTGCAGGAAAGGCGCGACCGTGACGCCCGCAGCCTCCAGCTCGGCGCGGACGTGGCGCGCCATGGCGAGCGCGCCGGCGCTGTCGCCGTGAACGCAGATCGAATGCGCCTCGAGCGGGATCGCCACCCCCTCGATCGTCGGCATCCGCCCGGTGGACAGGAAATCGACCAGCCGCGCCGCCGCCGCGACGGGATCGTGGATCATCGCGCCCTCGCGGGCGCGCGGGACGAGACGGCCGTTGGCGAGATAGCCGCGGTCGGCGAAAATCTCGCTGAACACGGCGAGGCCGGCCGCGCGGGCGGCGGCTTCCAGCTCGGTGCCGGAGATCGCGAGGATAGCGAGATCGGGCGAGACGGCCCGGGTGGCGCGCGCGATGGCGTCGGCCACGGCGCGATCGTCCGCGGCCCAGTTGCCGAGCGCCCCGTGCGGCTTCACGTAGCGCACGCTCGAGCCCGCCAGCGCCGCCGCGCCCATCAGCGCGCCGATCTGGGTGGCGACGAGCTGCTCGACCTCGCGGACCGACAGCGGGATCAGCCGCCGCCCGAACCCCTCGCGGTCGGCGAAGCCGGGATGGGCGCCAACGACCACGCCGCGCTCGCGCGCCAGCGTCAGCGTCTCGACCATGGTGGCCGGGTCGCCGGCATGGCCGCCGCAGGCGATGTTGGCGCTGGTGACGACGCCGAGGATGGCCGCGTCGTCGCCCATGCGCCAGGGGCCGAAGCTCTCGCCCAGATCGGAATTGAGGTCGATTCTCATCCTTCGTCCCCTGCCTCCTCGCCCGGCGCGCTATTTGCCGGGCAGGTTCGTGGCGCGCGTCAGCATGACGACCCCGCCCTCGCCGGCCGTGTCGTAATAGGTGAAGCCGGTGCGGTTCTGGCGGCGCCCGCGCATCAGCGGCGCAAGCCCGCTTTCCGCGGCCCTGGCTTCCGCGTCGTCCGCATCCGCGACCTCGAAGCCGATATGGAACACGCCCTCGCCCTTGGTGTCGAGATGGATGCGCTGCGGCGTCGGGTCCCCGTTCGGCTGGCAGAGCTGGAGCTGGATGTTCGGCAGGTTGCAGATGCGGTACTGCATGGCCATGAAGCCACCGCGATGCGGCACCTCCAGTTCCTCATATTCCACCAGCGGCGGGTAGGCTTCCCATGGCCCGATGCCGATCGATTCGTACCAGGCCTGCGTCCTGTCGATGTCGTGGACGACGATGCAGATGTGGTGCAGCTTGTCGAAGTTGCCCATCGCCCTATTCCTTGACCGGCACGGTGTAGTTGAGCACCCGGCGGCCGCCGTCGGGATAGATCGTCTCGCCGGTGATGTAGGACGCGTCGTCGCTGGCGAGGAACGACACCACCGCTGCCACCTCCGAAGCCTTGCCGTAGCGGCCGAGCGGCGTGCGCGACAGGATGCCCCGCACCGAGGCGTCGGAGACGAAGCCCTGATGGATCATGTCGGTGTCGATGGTGCCCGGGCCGACGCCGACGACGCGGATGCCGTGCGGCGCGAAGGC encodes the following:
- a CDS encoding LysR family transcriptional regulator; the encoded protein is MRFNRRLLPSIERLQAFESAARHQSITLAAQELNLTQSAVSRQIQELENQLGVVLFNRVRRRIELSAAGRKFRPQALQLLQQAEELVIQTITAANATSIFSIAVLPTFGSRWLIPRLSSFIALHPGISLNIATRDGPFDLADHALDAAIHYGAPAWPKGMCRFLFNETVVPVASPLLLRAETLRGLSGEEVLARAPLLHLSTRPREWTVWFENLPDHAPIGLGHRLEHISSLISAAVSGLGVALVPKFLLEDELASGALVILSDRQLPTQASYHLVVPEHDIHNPLTASFYTWITTQISLETHWETL
- a CDS encoding ABC transporter substrate-binding protein, encoding MRKTGFLLASLAASLMATSALAPSAFAEDIAVKIGVLNDRSGIYADLSGEGSVVAARLAVEDFGAEAKGIKVEIVAADHQNKPDVASTIARQWYDRDGVDVIADVPTSSAAFAVHDITRESDKIFLVSTGASSDLTGKACSPNTVHWTYDTWSLAHGTGTAMVRTGGDSWFFLTADYAFGHALEADTSAVVEAAGGKVVGAVRHPFPGSDFSSFLLQAQASGAKVIGLANGGGDTINSIKQAAEFGITQAGQALAGLLIFITDVHALGLETAQGLVLTESFYWNLNDETRAWSERFASAHNGSMPTMAHAGVYGSVLHYLKAVEAAGTKDTATVMAKMKELPTDDPLFGKGEVRADGRKIHDMYLFKVKAPDQSTGPWDYYEVLATVPAAEAFRPMDQGNCPLVQ
- a CDS encoding alpha/beta fold hydrolase, whose translation is MPSRPTVLFLPGLLCDAELWAHQVEHLNDLVTPVVADLTRDDSIAAMAQRAAMAQRAAGGVQGRFVVVSLSMGGYVAFELLRTVAERIAGVALVDTTAAPDTPEKAAERRAGIASLAAGRFAGVTARLLPQLVHPDHIDGPVGAQVRAMAQRVGGEAYVRQQNAILGRPDSRPLLPRIDMPALVVVGAQDVLTPPAEARVMHEGIAGSTLHVIPDCGHLPPLERPDTTTALLRDWLERDVLPTL
- a CDS encoding biotin-dependent carboxyltransferase family protein, producing the protein MSEAVLSVGFAGPHVSIQDAGRPGFMRFGVPASGPMDRASFAAANAALGNPPGNPAIEISMGGLVLECLSGAITFAVAGGGFVVEHGGHRAGSWTVATLRAGERLAIRPGHWGSWTYLAFAGRLDARGWLGSFSTHALSGLGGGRVVSGQRLTVTDAELREEREGAIPCPVTARPRQELHVVPGPQDGFFAAGTVAAFLAGPYRLTDAYDRMGVRLQGPALPLNASLDMPSGPIARGSVQVAGDGVATVLLADHQTTGGYPRIATVIDTDLDAFVQLRPRDMIAFRPVTPEHAVEQARLRAASAARYLAAIAKPRGTLSQRLMGENLIGGVVDAGRLPEETGSDP
- a CDS encoding allophanate hydrolase subunit 1; translated protein: MGGPVPADVFPRCRPVADRAVLVEFGEAIDKRIHDRVVQLDAALAAAPFDGFVEAIPAYASLLVCFDPLVTAHRAVEERLTALMALDAGAGTEGALREVEVCYDAEFAPDLTVAAEASGLTPEHVVAAHLSGDYDVAMYGFAPGYAYLAGVPEAIRLPRKQAAIRGVPAGSVIIAGPQCLVTTLTMPTGWWIIGRSPTRILRGEDEGRPFLFDVGDRVKFRRISRQDFDTRAKP
- a CDS encoding LamB/YcsF family protein; translated protein: MRIDLNSDLGESFGPWRMGDDAAILGVVTSANIACGGHAGDPATMVETLTLARERGVVVGAHPGFADREGFGRRLIPLSVREVEQLVATQIGALMGAAALAGSSVRYVKPHGALGNWAADDRAVADAIARATRAVSPDLAILAISGTELEAAARAAGLAVFSEIFADRGYLANGRLVPRAREGAMIHDPVAAAARLVDFLSTGRMPTIEGVAIPLEAHSICVHGDSAGALAMARHVRAELEAAGVTVAPFLQSAGGAG
- a CDS encoding VOC family protein, giving the protein MGNFDKLHHICIVVHDIDRTQAWYESIGIGPWEAYPPLVEYEELEVPHRGGFMAMQYRICNLPNIQLQLCQPNGDPTPQRIHLDTKGEGVFHIGFEVADADDAEARAAESGLAPLMRGRRQNRTGFTYYDTAGEGGVVMLTRATNLPGK